One window from the genome of Spiractinospora alimapuensis encodes:
- a CDS encoding ABC transporter permease produces the protein MSTKESLDLRYTRNDLTKNRGVNIALVVILVLSAFLMATGAMMMERLVGSVDQLFEDARPPHFLQMHTGDYDPDALDRFAAEHPEIVAWHVEQMVGYDGAAIAWNRPAADASGDFSESLIDNLVVTPNPEFDLLLDGSGEAARPSSGEVYVPVAYERRFDLQVGDELTIGTASGGHALTIAGFVRDAQMASSMSSATRFVVAEEDFAALENAGGGAPEIIVGYRLTDQSLAGDFQRAYEADADLPKNGQAVTFQMIRVINAFSDGLVAVALVFVSALLVAIALLNLRFVIRGTLEDEVREIGAMKAIGLPNRAITRLYLAKYRIMTLLACVVGGVLAIGATQVLTRGIQVNYAAAPLGVTTFLVPVLSLVLVYLFVIGMCRGVLRGVRRIEVVGALVHGSTRTERQTARRARRQARRVTRTNLATFRGRNLSRRLALMDLRAEKGQWILIPLVFFLVTVLMTLPMNLLSTFESPRFVTYMGAADSDLRVDLRFSDDVDSVHDDVLSTMRADDRLENVRAFANVLYAVEGDEGPETLRVDVGDYSNDSVEYLRGGPPEAGEIALSLLNTEKHDVSVGDELTVLDGDDAITMAVSGTYQDVTSGGYTARTHGEVTAGAAGYVIYTDLAEGADPEAVAIEYGERFPTATVTPMREYVEQTLSHITGAFQNAALVAFVFGVGVALLITTLFLRLRLGRDRQRMGVLSALGFSTREIVTQLRGKTLLTVTAGTSLGLVFTATAGESLVGLGVAVAGLGIGDLTFIPNPWLVYVAYPLILVGVGYLGAVVTTRRLGRADKSAWLRG, from the coding sequence GTGAGCACCAAGGAGTCCTTGGACCTTCGCTACACACGCAACGACCTGACCAAGAACAGGGGCGTCAACATCGCGCTCGTGGTCATCCTGGTCCTCAGCGCGTTCCTGATGGCCACCGGGGCGATGATGATGGAACGCCTGGTCGGATCGGTGGACCAGCTCTTCGAGGACGCGCGACCGCCCCACTTCCTGCAGATGCACACCGGAGACTACGACCCGGACGCGCTGGACCGGTTCGCCGCCGAGCACCCAGAGATCGTCGCCTGGCACGTCGAGCAGATGGTGGGCTACGACGGTGCCGCCATCGCGTGGAACCGCCCCGCGGCCGACGCGTCCGGGGACTTCTCCGAGAGTCTGATCGACAACCTGGTGGTCACGCCGAATCCGGAGTTCGACCTCCTGCTCGACGGCTCCGGTGAGGCGGCACGCCCCTCGTCGGGCGAGGTGTACGTCCCCGTCGCCTACGAGCGGCGGTTCGACCTCCAGGTCGGCGACGAGCTCACTATCGGTACCGCGTCCGGCGGTCATGCGCTCACCATCGCGGGCTTCGTGCGTGACGCGCAGATGGCGTCCTCCATGTCCTCCGCCACCCGGTTCGTGGTCGCGGAGGAGGACTTCGCGGCGCTGGAGAACGCCGGGGGCGGCGCCCCAGAGATCATCGTGGGCTACCGGCTGACCGACCAGTCCCTGGCCGGCGACTTCCAGCGCGCGTACGAGGCCGACGCGGACCTGCCCAAGAACGGGCAGGCGGTGACCTTCCAGATGATCCGCGTCATCAACGCGTTCAGCGACGGCTTGGTCGCCGTGGCCCTCGTCTTCGTGAGCGCCCTCCTTGTCGCGATCGCGCTCCTCAACCTGCGGTTCGTGATCCGGGGCACCCTGGAGGACGAAGTCCGCGAGATCGGCGCGATGAAGGCCATCGGGCTGCCGAACCGCGCGATCACCCGCCTCTACCTGGCCAAGTACCGGATCATGACCCTGCTCGCCTGCGTCGTCGGCGGCGTCCTGGCCATCGGCGCGACGCAGGTGCTGACGCGCGGGATCCAGGTCAACTACGCGGCCGCCCCTCTCGGCGTTACCACCTTCCTAGTGCCGGTGCTGTCCCTGGTCCTCGTCTACCTGTTCGTCATCGGCATGTGCCGCGGCGTCCTTCGTGGAGTTCGCCGGATCGAGGTGGTCGGCGCACTGGTGCACGGCAGCACCCGCACGGAACGCCAGACCGCGCGTCGCGCCCGACGTCAGGCCCGTCGGGTGACGCGCACCAACCTGGCCACGTTCCGGGGTCGGAACCTGTCACGACGCCTGGCGCTCATGGATCTTCGCGCCGAGAAGGGGCAGTGGATCCTGATCCCGCTGGTGTTCTTCCTGGTGACCGTCCTGATGACGCTTCCAATGAACCTGCTGAGCACTTTCGAGAGCCCCCGCTTCGTCACCTACATGGGCGCCGCGGACAGCGACCTGCGTGTGGACCTTCGCTTCTCCGACGACGTCGACTCGGTCCACGACGACGTGCTTTCCACCATGCGGGCCGACGACCGGCTGGAGAACGTTCGGGCCTTCGCCAACGTGCTCTACGCCGTCGAGGGTGACGAGGGCCCGGAGACCCTGCGCGTCGACGTGGGGGACTACTCCAACGACAGCGTCGAGTACCTGCGGGGCGGGCCACCCGAGGCGGGGGAAATCGCGCTGTCACTGCTGAACACCGAGAAACACGACGTCTCCGTCGGTGACGAGCTGACCGTCCTGGATGGTGACGACGCCATCACCATGGCGGTCAGCGGCACCTACCAGGACGTCACCAGCGGCGGGTACACCGCCAGGACGCACGGCGAGGTGACCGCGGGCGCCGCCGGATACGTCATCTACACCGACCTCGCCGAGGGGGCCGACCCAGAGGCCGTCGCCATCGAGTACGGTGAGCGCTTCCCGACCGCGACTGTGACCCCGATGCGGGAGTACGTCGAACAGACCCTCTCCCACATCACCGGCGCCTTCCAGAACGCCGCCCTCGTGGCGTTCGTCTTCGGGGTCGGCGTCGCCCTACTGATCACCACTCTGTTCCTGCGGCTGCGACTGGGCCGGGACCGACAGCGGATGGGGGTCCTCTCCGCACTCGGCTTCTCCACCCGCGAGATCGTCACCCAGTTGCGCGGCAAGACCCTGCTCACGGTGACCGCTGGGACGTCGCTGGGGCTCGTCTTCACCGCGACGGCGGGAGAGTCCCTCGTCGGCCTCGGGGTCGCCGTGGCCGGGTTGGGGATCGGGGACCTCACGTTCATCCCGAACCCGTGGCTGGTCTATGTCGCCTATCCGCTGATCCTGGTCGGTGTCGGCTACCTCGGCGCGGTGGTCACCACGCGCCGACTGGGCCGCGCCGACAAGAGCGCATGGTTGAGAGGATGA
- a CDS encoding ABC transporter ATP-binding protein, producing MARDTAVTLECRDLTKTFTSTDPPTQVIKGVDLSIRTGEFVVVMGASGSGKSTLLYNVSGMDRATSGEVRLGGQDLTALSDEEMSRVRLTRMGFVFQQAYFLNNLSVRDNILLPALKAVPRRERESAVARVDALMERFGIAHVGRHGITQVSGGQLQRASICRALAGEPTILFADEPTGALNSGMTTEVMDALTDVHREGTTVVMVTHDPACAARADRVVYLRDGALVDSRELGAWSHEEATPREDDLLAWLRTLGF from the coding sequence ATGGCGCGCGACACCGCTGTGACGCTGGAATGCCGGGACCTGACCAAGACGTTCACGTCCACCGATCCGCCGACCCAGGTCATCAAGGGCGTCGACCTGTCGATCCGCACCGGTGAGTTCGTCGTCGTGATGGGGGCCTCCGGATCGGGCAAGTCCACGCTGCTGTACAACGTCAGCGGCATGGACCGCGCGACCAGTGGAGAGGTCCGTCTCGGCGGGCAGGACCTGACCGCCCTCAGCGACGAGGAGATGAGCCGTGTCCGCCTGACCCGGATGGGGTTCGTCTTCCAGCAGGCGTACTTCCTCAACAACCTCAGCGTTCGGGACAACATCCTGCTCCCCGCGCTCAAGGCCGTGCCGAGGCGGGAACGGGAAAGCGCGGTCGCGCGGGTCGACGCCCTGATGGAGCGGTTCGGTATCGCGCACGTGGGGCGGCACGGGATCACCCAGGTCTCCGGTGGGCAGCTCCAGCGCGCCTCCATCTGTCGGGCCCTCGCGGGCGAGCCCACCATCCTGTTCGCGGACGAGCCGACCGGTGCCCTGAACAGCGGTATGACGACGGAGGTAATGGACGCCCTCACCGACGTCCACCGCGAGGGCACCACGGTCGTCATGGTGACGCACGACCCGGCGTGTGCCGCCCGGGCCGACCGGGTCGTCTACCTGCGCGACGGTGCGCTTGTCGACTCCCGGGAGCTGGGCGCGTGGAGCCACGAGGAGGCGACACCACGCGAGGACGACCTCCTCGCGTGGCTGCGCACGCTCGGCTTCTGA
- a CDS encoding MFS transporter — translation MRTTSTPERAGTREWLGLAVLALPTLLVGINTTVLFLAQPELSSELGANEAQRLWITDIYGFLIAGFLITMGTLGDRIGRRRLLLLGAAAFSLASVLAAFSPTPEIAIATRGLMGVAGATIMPSTLSLLRSMFQDPRQRTSAIAVWATSLSVGIALGPLLSGAMLQFFWWGSTLLVGVPFLLLLLVAGPFLLPEYRDTTVRASIDLLSVLLSLAAVLSIIYGIKRAATEGLAPTPLIAAGAGLAIGYWFLRRQRTLAAPLLDLRMFRNAAFSTALLLIVLVLFAFGGIQFLFSIYLQQVTQLPPLWSGIWMAPSAVGLLVGSLVAPTMVRWARPGIVVAGSLTIAVVGLGIVALVTTSEPTDTSSTGFLLTQLGVTLAFLGMGPSMVLGADLVVGSAPQEKAGSASAMEETAAEFGVAMGIAVIGSVGTAVYRARMSVVDTADVSSEAARHATESLDSAMAEARTIGPDLVARAQEAFTQGFVWTSAGSAVLLLVVAIGAAVFLRDTSTDGGHG, via the coding sequence ATGCGTACTACTTCCACTCCGGAGCGGGCCGGCACACGCGAATGGCTCGGACTCGCGGTGCTGGCTCTCCCCACGCTGTTGGTCGGCATCAACACCACCGTGCTCTTCCTCGCGCAACCGGAGCTGAGTTCGGAGCTCGGCGCGAACGAGGCCCAGCGGCTGTGGATCACCGACATCTACGGGTTCCTGATCGCCGGCTTCCTGATCACCATGGGGACGCTGGGCGACCGGATCGGGCGTCGGCGGTTGTTGCTGCTGGGAGCCGCGGCCTTCTCCCTCGCCTCGGTGTTGGCGGCCTTCTCGCCCACGCCGGAGATCGCGATCGCCACGCGCGGCCTGATGGGCGTCGCCGGCGCGACCATCATGCCCTCCACGCTGTCCCTGCTCCGGAGCATGTTCCAGGACCCCCGCCAGCGCACCTCCGCGATCGCGGTCTGGGCGACCTCGCTGTCGGTGGGCATCGCGCTCGGCCCCCTGCTCAGCGGCGCCATGCTCCAGTTCTTCTGGTGGGGGTCCACGCTGCTGGTCGGTGTCCCGTTCCTGCTCCTGCTGCTCGTCGCCGGGCCATTCCTGCTGCCCGAGTACCGGGACACCACGGTCCGCGCCTCGATCGACCTGCTCAGCGTGCTGCTGTCGCTCGCCGCGGTGCTGTCGATCATCTACGGCATCAAGCGCGCGGCGACGGAGGGCCTGGCCCCCACTCCGCTGATCGCGGCCGGGGCCGGTCTGGCCATCGGCTACTGGTTCCTGCGACGCCAGCGCACACTCGCCGCCCCGCTGCTGGACCTGCGCATGTTCCGCAACGCGGCGTTCAGCACCGCGCTGCTGCTGATCGTGCTGGTGTTGTTCGCCTTCGGGGGCATCCAGTTCCTGTTCTCGATCTACCTCCAGCAGGTGACGCAGCTTCCTCCGTTGTGGTCCGGGATCTGGATGGCGCCGTCCGCCGTCGGACTGTTGGTCGGCTCGTTGGTCGCGCCGACGATGGTGCGGTGGGCCCGCCCCGGGATCGTGGTGGCGGGCAGTCTGACGATCGCGGTCGTCGGCCTCGGGATCGTCGCCCTGGTCACGACTTCGGAGCCGACCGACACCAGCTCCACCGGTTTCCTGTTGACGCAGCTCGGAGTGACGCTCGCGTTCCTGGGCATGGGGCCGTCCATGGTGCTCGGCGCCGATCTGGTGGTGGGGTCCGCGCCGCAGGAGAAGGCGGGCTCGGCGTCGGCGATGGAGGAGACGGCGGCCGAGTTCGGTGTGGCGATGGGGATCGCGGTGATCGGCAGTGTGGGTACGGCGGTCTACCGTGCGCGGATGTCGGTGGTGGACACCGCCGATGTGTCCTCCGAGGCCGCCCGGCACGCCACGGAGAGCCTGGACAGCGCGATGGCGGAGGCGAGGACCATCGGTCCGGATCTGGTCGCCCGGGCGCAGGAGGCGTTCACGCAGGGCTTCGTCTGGACGAGCGCGGGCAGCGCGGTGCTGTTGTTGGTCGTCGCGATCGGGGCCGCGGTGTTCCTACGCGACACCTCTACCGACGGTGGCCACGGATAG
- a CDS encoding TetR/AcrR family transcriptional regulator: MVQQTEHVVTPTRDRILRATVDLLRRQGYEGTGVKQIARAAEATLGSLYHFFPEGKEQLATEALRMDGEHYASLLRRGMESSTDPAEGIVAFADLLAADLRAANWCDSCMASAAALERIGHSPAIQAGYQAAMETWREIIATRLRAAGTSEEKADDAACFALSALEGAEIQSRTTQSDHPLRTAGTYLAALFRGLARE; this comes from the coding sequence ATGGTCCAGCAGACGGAACACGTCGTCACCCCCACCCGGGACCGGATCCTGCGCGCGACCGTTGATCTGTTGCGCCGCCAGGGCTACGAGGGCACGGGGGTCAAGCAGATCGCCCGCGCCGCCGAGGCCACGCTCGGGTCCCTCTACCACTTCTTCCCCGAGGGTAAGGAACAGTTGGCCACCGAGGCGCTGCGTATGGACGGTGAGCACTACGCTTCACTGCTGCGTCGGGGGATGGAGTCCAGCACCGACCCCGCGGAGGGCATCGTCGCCTTCGCCGACCTGCTCGCCGCGGATCTCCGCGCCGCGAACTGGTGCGACTCCTGCATGGCCTCCGCCGCCGCCCTGGAGCGCATCGGCCACTCCCCAGCCATCCAGGCGGGCTACCAGGCCGCGATGGAAACCTGGCGCGAGATCATCGCCACCCGACTCCGCGCCGCCGGCACGAGCGAGGAGAAGGCCGACGACGCCGCCTGCTTCGCCCTCAGCGCGCTCGAAGGAGCCGAGATCCAAAGCCGCACCACCCAGTCCGACCACCCCCTCCGCACCGCCGGCACCTACCTCGCCGCACTCTTCCGGGGCCTGGCACGTGAGTGA
- a CDS encoding DsbA family protein, translating into MAPDDPTPRPNPMTRPRVLVGLGSLLLALVVVTLVLSGEDPDEAAPEETADAAPTETVPPDHGTDPPELEGPIPPEIDPALMLGSEDAPVTMVVFGDYQCPNCAIFAEEHQPALIERYVETGDLLLVWRDYPYLGDESDAAAVAARAAARQDAFWPYQDALYASPDTWGSDPEAFVAIAADLDLDTERFAEDLEDPDLQQAVDDDFAFALGLSVPGTPAFLINGEAYFGVQPLEEFQAWIEEAKE; encoded by the coding sequence GTGGCGCCCGACGACCCCACCCCGCGACCCAACCCCATGACGCGTCCGCGCGTCCTGGTCGGGCTGGGGAGCTTGTTGCTGGCGCTCGTGGTGGTGACCCTGGTGTTGTCCGGCGAGGACCCCGACGAGGCCGCACCGGAGGAGACCGCAGACGCTGCGCCGACGGAGACCGTCCCGCCCGATCACGGAACCGATCCCCCGGAGCTCGAAGGCCCCATCCCACCGGAGATCGACCCCGCCCTCATGCTCGGCTCCGAGGACGCCCCGGTCACGATGGTCGTGTTCGGCGACTACCAGTGCCCCAACTGCGCGATCTTCGCCGAGGAACACCAGCCGGCCCTCATCGAGCGCTACGTCGAGACCGGGGATCTCCTGCTGGTCTGGCGCGACTACCCCTACCTCGGTGACGAGTCCGACGCCGCCGCCGTCGCCGCCCGAGCCGCCGCCCGCCAGGACGCCTTCTGGCCCTACCAGGACGCTCTCTACGCCTCCCCCGACACCTGGGGGTCGGACCCCGAGGCCTTCGTCGCCATCGCCGCCGACCTGGACCTCGACACCGAGCGGTTCGCCGAAGACCTCGAGGACCCGGACCTGCAACAGGCCGTGGACGACGACTTCGCCTTCGCCCTCGGCCTGTCCGTCCCCGGCACCCCCGCCTTCCTCATCAACGGCGAGGCCTACTTCGGCGTCCAACCGTTGGAGGAGTTCCAGGCGTGGATCGAGGAGGCCAAGGAGTAG
- a CDS encoding M56 family metallopeptidase: MTTIAATLLLAVALSVLGHHVVAGAGRRLGPRGALTLWTLSTAGWLLGWLAVAVAIVATTAGPSLKGIANACLNLIQGLHRTGTEGWAALTLICAVLLTLRLGWVAVRRILRETRWRRGHLRHLLAQGRRTTLRGHPVWLLDSTDRDAYCLPGTAFGITVSRGTLSALGAREVDAVLAHENAHLRGFHHLLVGWVRLLAAAFPWVPLLRAAEQHVPVLVEWCADDAAAREVGVEPLVHALGALATREPPERHTLAASGACTVQRVRRLLSPPPRPRPRRRLITGVAVIAVIAAPMVSVALGTASMMSATCLCMV, encoded by the coding sequence ATGACCACCATCGCCGCCACCCTGCTCCTCGCCGTAGCGCTCAGCGTGCTGGGCCACCACGTCGTGGCGGGCGCGGGGCGTCGGCTCGGGCCACGGGGCGCTCTCACCCTGTGGACGCTGTCGACGGCGGGCTGGCTGCTCGGCTGGTTGGCGGTGGCCGTGGCGATCGTCGCCACCACGGCGGGGCCCAGCCTGAAGGGCATCGCCAACGCCTGCCTCAACCTGATCCAGGGCCTGCACCGCACCGGAACCGAGGGGTGGGCGGCACTCACCCTGATCTGCGCGGTACTCCTGACCCTCCGACTGGGCTGGGTGGCGGTGCGGCGGATCCTACGGGAGACCCGGTGGCGACGCGGCCACCTGCGCCACCTACTCGCCCAGGGACGGCGCACCACGCTGCGCGGACACCCGGTGTGGCTCCTCGACTCCACGGACCGGGACGCCTACTGCCTGCCCGGCACCGCGTTCGGGATCACGGTGAGTCGGGGCACTCTGTCCGCCCTGGGCGCGCGCGAGGTCGACGCGGTACTCGCACACGAGAACGCGCACCTGCGTGGCTTCCACCACCTCCTGGTGGGATGGGTTCGACTGCTCGCCGCCGCCTTCCCGTGGGTCCCGCTGCTGCGGGCCGCGGAACAGCACGTTCCCGTCCTCGTCGAGTGGTGCGCCGACGACGCCGCCGCTCGCGAGGTGGGAGTCGAACCGCTGGTGCACGCGCTGGGTGCCCTCGCGACCCGCGAACCCCCCGAACGCCACACGCTGGCCGCCTCCGGCGCCTGCACGGTCCAGCGGGTCCGCCGCCTCCTCTCCCCACCGCCCCGCCCCCGACCACGGCGACGTCTGATCACCGGCGTGGCGGTCATCGCCGTCATCGCGGCCCCGATGGTGTCCGTCGCCCTGGGAACGGCGAGCATGATGTCGGCGACCTGCCTGTGCATGGTCTGA
- a CDS encoding BlaI/MecI/CopY family transcriptional regulator, translated as MSETARRTGLGPLEAAVLDVLWDATAPMSVRQVVDTLDDREPAYTTIATVLENLRRKERVERERVGRLWYYRAMSNRAAHAAQVMHGALSASDDAHDTLLRFVDEMAPEDVDVLRGLLADVPRDEAR; from the coding sequence ATGTCTGAGACGGCACGGAGAACCGGACTGGGGCCACTGGAGGCCGCCGTACTCGACGTGCTCTGGGACGCCACGGCGCCGATGAGCGTGCGCCAGGTCGTGGACACGCTCGACGACCGGGAGCCGGCCTACACCACCATCGCCACTGTGCTGGAGAACCTGCGCCGCAAGGAACGCGTGGAGCGAGAGCGGGTCGGGCGCCTGTGGTATTACCGCGCCATGTCCAACCGCGCCGCACACGCCGCCCAGGTCATGCACGGCGCCCTGTCCGCCAGCGACGACGCGCACGACACCTTGCTCCGCTTCGTCGACGAGATGGCGCCGGAGGATGTCGACGTCCTGCGCGGACTCCTGGCCGACGTCCCTCGGGACGAGGCCCGATGA
- a CDS encoding cytochrome c biogenesis CcdA family protein — protein sequence MDVGYVAAIAGGLLALFSPCAALLLPSFFAYAFQSSAQLLARTAVFYAGLCVTLVPLGAGSAAVSTLFYGHRATLILVAGWVIIALGVLQLLGLGFAWAVPARLQNRFAGRAGVASIFGLGAVYGFAGFCSGPILGAVLTVAATGGVVRGGVLLACYALGMALPLFLLALVWNRFDLGRRRWLRGRGFTLGPLRLHTNSIVSGLLFIGIGVVFLVYDGTASLTGLPGSAWLEEIAYQVQGPLLRIGSSVDLLLVGLVAVGLLGAGLYQVRRARARRHEERDDVPSP from the coding sequence ATGGACGTCGGATACGTGGCCGCGATCGCGGGGGGCCTGCTCGCGCTGTTCAGCCCCTGCGCGGCGCTGTTGTTGCCGTCCTTCTTCGCCTACGCGTTCCAGAGCTCCGCCCAACTTCTCGCCCGCACCGCCGTCTTCTACGCCGGACTGTGCGTCACGCTGGTCCCGCTGGGCGCCGGATCGGCGGCCGTGAGCACCCTGTTCTACGGGCACCGCGCCACGTTGATCCTGGTCGCCGGGTGGGTCATCATCGCGCTCGGTGTGCTGCAGCTCCTGGGGCTGGGGTTCGCGTGGGCGGTACCGGCGCGACTACAGAACCGATTCGCCGGCCGCGCCGGCGTGGCGTCGATCTTCGGCCTGGGCGCGGTCTACGGGTTCGCGGGGTTCTGCTCCGGCCCGATCCTGGGTGCGGTGCTCACCGTCGCGGCGACCGGCGGTGTCGTGCGCGGTGGTGTGCTGCTCGCCTGCTACGCGCTGGGCATGGCGCTCCCCCTCTTCCTGCTCGCCCTGGTGTGGAACCGGTTCGACCTCGGGCGGCGCCGCTGGCTGCGCGGCCGAGGCTTCACCCTGGGTCCGCTGCGGCTGCACACCAACAGCATCGTGTCGGGACTGCTGTTCATCGGGATCGGTGTCGTCTTCCTGGTGTACGACGGGACGGCCTCGTTGACGGGTCTCCCCGGATCGGCGTGGTTGGAGGAGATCGCCTACCAGGTCCAGGGCCCGCTGCTTCGGATCGGTTCGAGTGTTGACCTGCTGCTGGTCGGGCTGGTCGCCGTGGGACTGCTCGGTGCCGGCCTCTACCAGGTGCGTCGGGCACGGGCGAGACGTCACGAGGAGCGGGACGATGTTCCCTCGCCCTGA
- a CDS encoding DsbA family protein: MSFLPRAARGRWHRHLAWLALVALTASCAQDEGDTQTAPDEDTTTGVTAEMREAGEGLARRDPDDPMAIGDVDAPVVLIAYSDYQCPFCKRWVDDTQPTLIEEYADEGTLRIEWREFPYLGEDSQVLSLGAAAAAEQDKFWEYHHAVFADLEELGEAGGDLLDEIEHTADEAGLDGERLREDMADDALAAAVDEDLAEGQQLGISGTPAFLINGEPVMGAQPLEVFTASVDRALAEADR, from the coding sequence GTGTCGTTCCTCCCACGAGCCGCCCGCGGCCGCTGGCACCGTCACCTCGCGTGGCTGGCGCTCGTCGCCCTCACCGCCTCCTGCGCGCAGGACGAGGGCGACACCCAGACCGCCCCCGACGAGGACACCACCACCGGGGTGACCGCCGAAATGCGTGAGGCCGGCGAGGGACTGGCCCGGCGCGACCCCGACGACCCCATGGCGATCGGCGACGTCGACGCCCCGGTCGTCCTCATCGCGTACTCCGACTACCAGTGCCCCTTCTGCAAGCGCTGGGTGGACGACACGCAACCCACCCTGATCGAGGAGTACGCCGACGAGGGGACGCTGCGGATCGAATGGCGGGAGTTCCCCTACCTCGGCGAGGACTCACAGGTCCTCTCCCTCGGCGCCGCGGCCGCCGCGGAACAGGACAAGTTCTGGGAGTACCACCACGCCGTCTTCGCTGACCTGGAGGAGCTCGGCGAAGCCGGCGGGGACCTCCTCGACGAGATCGAACACACCGCGGACGAAGCCGGCCTGGACGGGGAGCGGCTCCGCGAGGACATGGCGGACGACGCGCTGGCGGCCGCGGTCGACGAGGACCTCGCGGAGGGCCAACAGTTGGGGATCAGCGGAACCCCGGCCTTCCTCATCAACGGCGAACCCGTGATGGGCGCGCAGCCGCTGGAGGTCTTCACCGCCAGCGTGGACCGAGCGCTCGCCGAGGCGGACAGGTAA
- a CDS encoding phosphoribosyltransferase family protein, whose amino-acid sequence MTSGPGTHRTRIGSLEVDLPLVRVNDQLTIALLMTIDHGVSFIETAGGELAEALRDLRPEVVVSAATLGIPVALEVSRGLGLDDYVILQKTQKVHLGDALAEPVDSVTTDAAQTLLLDRARVDAVRGRRAVFVDDVLSTGSSAAASLRLLRRAGAAVVGAGFLLEEGDTGRAALAEYTDVVRSLGTIPVFTS is encoded by the coding sequence ATGACCAGCGGTCCAGGAACCCATCGCACGCGGATCGGCTCCCTGGAAGTGGACCTTCCCCTGGTTCGTGTCAACGACCAGCTCACCATCGCCCTGCTGATGACGATCGACCACGGCGTGTCCTTCATCGAGACCGCGGGCGGGGAGTTGGCCGAGGCCCTGCGCGACCTGCGGCCTGAGGTGGTCGTTTCCGCCGCGACGCTGGGGATCCCCGTCGCGTTGGAGGTGTCACGCGGTCTCGGCCTCGACGACTACGTCATCCTGCAGAAGACCCAGAAGGTACACCTGGGTGACGCCCTGGCCGAACCTGTCGACTCCGTGACCACCGACGCCGCCCAGACCCTGCTCCTGGACCGGGCCCGCGTGGACGCGGTGCGCGGCCGCCGCGCCGTGTTCGTCGACGACGTGCTCTCCACCGGTTCCTCGGCCGCCGCGTCCCTGCGCCTCCTCCGCCGCGCCGGCGCGGCGGTCGTCGGCGCCGGCTTCCTCCTGGAGGAGGGCGACACCGGGCGGGCCGCACTCGCGGAGTACACCGACGTGGTCCGCTCGCTGGGCACCATCCCGGTCTTCACCTCGTGA
- a CDS encoding methyltransferase domain-containing protein — MTHPGYSTLLNLAPDDAWRRALEAAPRHLFVPRVAATDQLLDRDRDPDAWWAAVAGDTAIVTQVDDGRSDLSVAGSPSSSTTLPSLVFEFLRLLDPYVGDRVLEIGTGTGWTAALLSARLGAENVTSIEVDQAVAAQARANLNDAGLAPTLVTGDGSAGHPSGAPYDRVHITCAVREIPYAWVEQSRPGGRMVLPWLPNHVRGHTVVLTVADGRAVGRIGDVTTYMMLRGQREDLVRPSGTARTHTPRVDPRRIAAAGPGFLVVLAALAPGLRVARMEPSGEIGLRHGPSASYANRRPSEVGGGFVVTELGSAALWETLEAAYLAWLELDSPPAERFGLVVDRAGEHLWLDQPENRATEIPQGASMRKK; from the coding sequence GTGACCCATCCTGGTTACTCGACACTGTTGAACCTGGCCCCCGACGACGCCTGGCGGCGCGCACTGGAGGCCGCCCCGCGTCACCTGTTCGTTCCCCGGGTGGCCGCGACCGACCAGTTGCTGGACCGGGACCGCGATCCGGACGCGTGGTGGGCCGCGGTCGCGGGCGACACCGCGATCGTCACGCAGGTGGACGACGGGCGCAGCGATCTCTCCGTGGCCGGGAGTCCGTCGAGTTCCACCACCCTGCCCAGCCTCGTGTTCGAGTTCCTGCGGCTGCTGGACCCCTACGTCGGCGATCGGGTGCTGGAGATCGGGACCGGTACGGGCTGGACGGCGGCGTTGCTGTCGGCCCGGCTCGGGGCGGAGAACGTGACGTCCATCGAGGTGGACCAGGCTGTGGCCGCCCAGGCGAGAGCGAACCTGAATGACGCCGGCCTCGCGCCGACGCTGGTCACGGGGGACGGGTCCGCTGGTCACCCGAGCGGCGCGCCGTACGACCGGGTACACATCACCTGCGCTGTGCGCGAGATCCCCTACGCCTGGGTGGAGCAGAGTCGACCTGGCGGGAGGATGGTGTTGCCCTGGCTGCCCAACCACGTACGGGGACACACGGTGGTGCTGACGGTCGCCGACGGCCGGGCGGTGGGGCGGATTGGTGACGTCACCACCTACATGATGCTGCGTGGCCAGCGCGAGGACTTGGTGCGGCCCTCCGGCACGGCGCGAACCCACACACCTCGCGTCGACCCCCGTCGCATCGCCGCCGCCGGCCCGGGATTCCTGGTGGTGCTGGCCGCTCTCGCGCCGGGCCTGCGGGTCGCCAGGATGGAACCCTCGGGGGAGATCGGGCTGCGGCACGGTCCGAGTGCCTCCTACGCCAACCGTCGCCCGAGCGAGGTGGGGGGAGGCTTCGTCGTCACGGAGCTGGGATCCGCCGCGCTGTGGGAAACGCTGGAAGCCGCCTACCTCGCGTGGCTCGAACTCGACTCCCCTCCCGCGGAGCGGTTCGGTCTCGTCGTCGACAGAGCGGGTGAACACCTCTGGCTCGACCAGCCGGAGAACCGAGCAACGGAGATCCCCCAAGGGGCAAGCATGAGAAAGAAGTGA